Within Lolium rigidum isolate FL_2022 chromosome 5, APGP_CSIRO_Lrig_0.1, whole genome shotgun sequence, the genomic segment AAATCAGAAATACGATTAGTAGCCACCTTAGTGAAGATTTGAAAACTAACATTTAGCAGACATATAGGTCTATACTAGCTGAATCTGAACCGCATTTTATTTTTTAGGGAGAAGGGTGATTACTCCAAAGTTCAACTTAAAGAGAGGTAGTTCACCATTTTGAAAACAAGCAAACATTACCATCAAATCCATCTTAATAACATTCCAGAAAACCTGATAAAACTCCGCAGGAAAACCATCAGGTCCTGgagctttattatgctccatctGAGAAATGGCCTCATGAACTTCATCTACTGAGAAGTCAGCAACTAGTAGGTCATTTTCCGCAGGATTAAGCTGAGGTATATCTTGAATCCGATCCTCCATCATGGAGAAATCATTTTTCTCGGGGTCTCCTGAAAGTTTCTTATAGTATTCAGTAATATACACTTTCAGTTTTCATCACCAACAATGGTTCCCTCATCCTGTTCAAGTTGAAATATCTGTTCTTTTTCTTGCCATTCCTGTTCATGTTCTAGACAAACCCAAATAGTATCCTAACAAGGATGACATCAAGCTTCGTACCGGAAGCCGGCATGTGCAGCTGAGGGCAAGGGGAGGTAGGCCACCTCCCGTCGGGAATCAGAGCGGTGGTGTGCTCTCGCGTGCACAACGGCATGGGTGGCGTGCTTGTCTCGGGTTGAGAAAACACGGGGTAGGGGGATAGGTTACAGGTTTAGAGGGATTGGGATTGAACGTTCGTCGGACTGACTATTTTGCCAGACGATGCTAATGTGATCCGTTTGATTAGACTGTTGATGGCCACGATGGGTTGGATCACCACCCTATAGCTATTTCTATATTAGTGGAGATAGACGACCTCCAACTTTGAGTCCCCATATCCCGTTGTAAGTTGAAACCCGCTTTGCTCTTCTCTTTGTGACGATAGGCGGTAGTGACCTAGAACCAAAAACATAGCCGGCATGGGCGTTGTCTCCCTCTCCCTCTGCTTGCCGCTCCGTGGCAGGAGGGGAGGGGACCCGTTCCTTCGGTTTGTAGTTAGGATTTGTCTGTagtggtgcgtcgttggggtggtgggagcgatgCCAATGAAAATAAATCGGCCTCAACTCCACTCCCATACCGGTGGCGACATTCATGGCGGCGTCTCCGAGTTGATGGTATcatgtgcttgtcgatctttcagatCGGCGACTTGATTTTCTAGTCTTTCTTCGGATATGGCGAGATTTGTTTCTCGGCGTATCGCCAACGTCCGTCGTTATCCACGACGGCGTTGGGGCGGAGgccaggtggttcttctggaacgaagatgttggtccggaggtggtggatatgttgttcttctccgacttcatCGATGGGAGGCGACGGGTCTTGGTCCAAGatagcacggggacgtcccccggtcgaTGCACTATAACGACATGTGCCTAGCTGCTTGCAGCacgcctgttcatcgactcacaaagcctcattggtgatggtgcttttttggatcttgcgATGGTGGAGGCTTGGAGGCTCTTCCGGTGTCCGTCTCGACGGCGATGGAGTTTggcggcggccgctggctacggtggttggAGGAAATCTAGGAATCGTTTTGTATTTCTTGGTCTTTTAAGATTTTATCTACAAATTTAGAATAATTATTTTATCTTAAATTATTTTTTAGTTTTCACAtatgttgcttcatgtaacttgatttttcaaatatgtggttgctctaaaaaaaacACTTCAGTCCCCATCGTGGCATCGTCCCCATCTGGACGACCGTGGAAGCGAACTGCTCGGCCGCGTGGTCCTTCCCGCGCCAATCCGGAGTATAGTTGGAAACTAGGACGCGGGGCTCCCGCGTGGTCGAGCTCACCGTCGCTCCGCTCCCCGGGTGCAGGTACAATTCTTTCGCCTGGAGAGTTCGTTCGTTCGAGAGAGAGGGGAAAATTGGTCGGGGCGGAAGGGGTCGTCGACCCAGCACCTTGGCACGCGCCGAATCCGGCCGCCCCCGGCACGCGCGCGTGGGGGCGTCTTCGGGGGGATTTTTCTTGACGGGAGAGAGGGGGATGGTGGCCGGCGGCCTGTGAGAGCGACATGCTCGAGTTATCCAGGAAGCGACATGCTCGAGTTATCCAACCACCTTGCCACCTTGGCGTAATGATTTCAGTAGCTACATTCTGAATGGTGTCTAGAAACAATGCCTGTATGCTGGGAGTTGTCAAAGTCGATTGTTTGCTGAAAGATGTTATTGTTAGTTGTTGTATTCCTACGATATCTGGTTGACACCATAACGCTTTAACTTGTGTGAGTGCAGAATGGCGCTCAACGACAAGCACACATACGCGGAGTTGGAGAAGGAGCTGTACTGGCCAGCTGAGAAGCTGCGGATCTCCATTACAGGAGCTGGCGGTTTCATCGCCTCACACCTCGCGAAGCGCCTGAAGAGCGAGGGGCACTACATCATTGCCTCTGACTGGAAGAAGAATGAGCACATGGACGAGGATATGTTCTGCCACGAGTTTCACCTTGCTGATCTCAGGGTCATGGACAACTGCCTCAAGGTGACCACTGGGGTTGACCATGTTTTCAACCTAGCAGCTGATATGGGAGGGATGGGCTTCATCCAGTCCAACCACTCTGTGATCATGTACAACAACACTATGATCAGCTTTAACATGCTTGAGGCTGGCAGAATCAATGGTGTCAAAAGGTAACATTCCACCTTATACGACCTTTGTGTGCTTCACTGTAAGATGCTAAGGCCTGTTTAGGCTTGCCTGTTCTGCGCTCCAAATGAAAAACCTCATATACTTTGCCTTGGGGAGCAGTATGTCCACTTTTAAATTTTAATCAATAAAGGGGATGTAGTTATGAGTTTGTTGAATTTGCAGATTTGGATGAACGAATGTTTCACATTTATTATTGTATTTATGAAAAATAGTACTTGCTGTTTGCGCGCCGTAGAACATTCATGCTTGCCAGAGTGAAGTGTTCGGATTGGCCCAGTTTGGGAAAGCCTTCTTCGGGCACTTTCCACTAAGCGATATGTTGAAGACACTAACTGAGCGTGGGAAAGTTATTGTTGCTATGCAGTGCATGTGCACCATGCAGCATTGACATAAATGTTCGTGTTGGCCTGTATGTGGGTTGCATATAGCATGTACTAGAGGGGCGCGTCTGTTGCATGTGCACCATGTAGTATCTTCCAAAGTTCAGCTACAAAATTGGTGTTAAATTTTGCAAACCTGAAATGGTTTGGTAAATAATGTTTGTGTAGAGCACATACTATTTGTGTCGCTGCATATAATGCTTTGCTGACCTGAAGGGTCTGGGTTGCAGGGTTGGCCTGTATAGAGGAAATGTACATTGGGGCTTTCCACTATGTAATAGTGTTTAACTCGTGACAAGAAACATGATAATGTGTTTAACTGCAAATATTTTTTGACCTAATGCATGGTTACAATTTTTGTGTACTCACGTTGATAGTGATAGAAGGAAGGAAAAAACATATGTAGAACAACAAAACAATAACCTTAACAGCAGAGTCAGAGAAGAATATGCTATCACCAAATAAAATTGAACTTCACTTCTGCTTCCCTGTAGGTTCTTTTATGCCTCAAGTGCTTGTATCTACCCTGAATTTAAGCAGCTGGAAACTGTTGTTAGCTTGAAGGAGGCAGATGCTTGGCCTGCAGAGGTTTCATAATCTCTTCACACTCATACATGTTTCTTTTTGCACTGAAACCTTTTATATTATGATAAAATGGCACTAACTTCAGTGATGCCTAATCTTTAGCCTCAAGATGCTTATGGTTTGGAGAAACTTGCGACGGAGGAACTGTGCAAGCACTACACAAAGGACTTCGACATAGAGTGCCGAGTTGGTCGCTTTCACAATATTTATGGTCCATATGGAACATGGAAGGGTAAGTTGTTTTTTGGTGATTATTAATATCTATGGTTGTTATTCATAATGTGTTGGTTGCTAACTGTTGAGTTCTGACAATTACTTGGCTATATAGGTGGAAGGGAGAAGGCACCTGCTGCTTTCTGCAGAAAGGCTCTAACCTCCATTGACCGCTTTGAGATGTGGGGAGATGGTCTGCAGACTAGATCCTTCACATTCATTGATGAATGTGTGGAGGGTGTCCTCAGGTTAGAAAGACCTTGCGCATAAGTTCTTTACAGTCCAGTACATTTTCTTTTGCTATGTAACCCATTCCTTATATGTCCTATTTTTCATGAAAATATGCAGAATTACATAAATTTAGTTTTTCCATCAATCTTCCCTTGCTAGCTTGGGTAATAAGATGATTTGTGCTGAAATGTTGACTGAATGCTTGCAGCTTTAGTTCATAGAGAAACATTATTTGTCCTAGCTCTTCAGAGACTTAAAAAATTCAGATAATCAGATGGAACGTTGATTTTTACTGAAGAGAACTTACAGTGTGAGGAACacctctttgttttgtagtttctTAATTGATTGTACTCACCCAACAAGAAATTATGTATTTATCTTTTACGTAGTGCCCAAAGGTTGGTAGGAATAGCGATGCCTTTGCTTTTTTAGGAAACTTGCAGTATTTTgtcgcaaaattttatgtagatgcATAGGCTATTCTTATCAAAGCGTGTTGTTTATTAGGGTATCAAGGTGGGATCCTGGTAGGATCTCACTTTGAGTGTATTTTGtctttttagttcaaatttttgTGTCAAAATTTATACTAAGAAATGTAAAATGCACTACAAATGGGATttaggtgggatcccacttgacaccctaaATGCGTATGCGTTATCATGTTGAGCCAGTGAATCTTATGCTCCCATCCCGCCATTACTTTCCAGTGTCATAAAATCCTCTGTAAAATCATATAGCAATCGTGAAGTCCTCTACTTTGCTAAGGAGCAATTTATTTTCTATGGTCAGCTTAAGTAATTTCTTTTCCAATTGCCTTCAGGCTAACGAAGTCTGATTTCTGTGAGCCTGTGAACATCGGGAGTGACGAAATGGTGAGCATGAACGAGATGGCCGAGATTGTCCTTGGCTTCGAGGACAAGCAGCTGCCCATCCACCACATCCCTGGCCCCGAGGGTGTCCGCGGCCGTAACTCTGACAACACACTCATCAAGGAGAAGCTTGGCTGGGCTCCAACCATGAGGCTGAAGGTACCCTCCCAAAGTTTCGTACAGTTTTCTCTTGTGTTCAGCCACCCAGATTAAATGATCAATACTCATGAAACTGGATCCAAATTATTCCTGCAGGACGGGTTGAGGATAACATACTTCTGGATCAAGGAGCAGATTGAAAAAGAAAAGTCCGAAGGCAAAGACATGGCGGCCTACGGAACGTCCAAGGTCGTCGGCACCCAGGCGCCGGTCCAGCTTGGATCCCTCCGTGCTGCAGATGGCAAGGAGTAAAACACTCACCCTGGGAATGACGATGATGCCATTATATGCCGCTGGTTCCAGACGTGGCATCATCCGCTGTTTCTTAGTTACTGCATCATCTCCATATCTTTATTCAGTTTGGACTTGACCTGCAACATAAGATCTATACCTTCAGTTAGCCTGCATTCTGTGTTTTTGTAAACGAGAAAAGCTGCTTGGTACAAAAGGATGTCAATGTTATAGACAACAATATTAAACTATACATGTAAAATGATGGCGGTTCATCTTCATGAGGAAATATATGTCGGTTATTTTTCTTAAAACGTTAATCCATGTGCTGGTGAGTACATCTGTATATTTTTTGCTAGTTGAGTGGTAAGTTTTTTTATTACAACTTCGTTATTTTAGGAGTTCGTTTATTTTACTTCGACaaaagagcatctctaaccgaaGTAGTACAAAAACTTAAGAGGAGCAAAATCCTCCCTAAAACTTAGCTTCCTATATTTGCTCCTCTAAATTTTGCACTGTAGAACCAAATCCCAAAAACTTAGAGGAGCAAACTTTGTGTTCAACATAATTTGCAAATTTAAGCACATTCATACATGACAACATAACATAAGATGATTCATAATGCATATAAAGTTGCAGAATTGTTAGCATCATCTAAACCTAACAAATTGGTAGTTTTCAAATACAAATTGATAGCACTAGTCAGCATCTTCATCACAAGTCATTATCTTCCTCAAACCTCCTTCActagtcatcttcttcctcaaacctcCTCCGATAGGGCGTCCCGCCAAGTTTACCATCGACGCCGTCGGATGTCTTTGCCAATTGAAGGCGTCTTTACCTCCACTTCTCACACTCTTTAagcttgttgtagcaatgcaACAAGTTGAATCATTTACATTTTTTTGATCGGTACAAGGCTAGTGCATGGTCCAATTAAAGCAAGAAAATACAAAGACATCAATGCATAGTCAATCAACATAACACACAACAGAGACGGCCAAGTACTTACCATATTGCCCGCATTCATGCC encodes:
- the LOC124655088 gene encoding GDP-mannose 3,5-epimerase 2-like, giving the protein MALNDKHTYAELEKELYWPAEKLRISITGAGGFIASHLAKRLKSEGHYIIASDWKKNEHMDEDMFCHEFHLADLRVMDNCLKVTTGVDHVFNLAADMGGMGFIQSNHSVIMYNNTMISFNMLEAGRINGVKRFFYASSACIYPEFKQLETVVSLKEADAWPAEPQDAYGLEKLATEELCKHYTKDFDIECRVGRFHNIYGPYGTWKGGREKAPAAFCRKALTSIDRFEMWGDGLQTRSFTFIDECVEGVLRLTKSDFCEPVNIGSDEMVSMNEMAEIVLGFEDKQLPIHHIPGPEGVRGRNSDNTLIKEKLGWAPTMRLKDGLRITYFWIKEQIEKEKSEGKDMAAYGTSKVVGTQAPVQLGSLRAADGKE